Proteins found in one Limanda limanda chromosome 18, fLimLim1.1, whole genome shotgun sequence genomic segment:
- the nkx2.4b gene encoding NK2 homeobox 4b, whose protein sequence is MSFSPKLCSRFSVSDLLSPMEDPSYRRLGGLEPAYRPQHVSQPGTQQQHPPHLHHHHHHHHHHHMSSPSSSSSSSSSSSASASTAAAALGPGGPYHVTHHVPHGGSQFPGPVGGFCNGGLGTELPAYQDPVRGGGAAAWYGNPEPRYPTISRFMGPSCGMSLPGMGGSLSGMGGSLSGMDPPGSKALHAGPRRKRRVLFSQVQVLELERIFKQQKYLSAPERDHLAGLIHLSANQVKIWFQNHRYKLKRQSKDKTPAPAPGGGAGGAGLSRSSSSGSPVLSKTGKSSSLPGDRHRSSGDGVTPTPLQQQVNHMSSPEELEDLSPLSSSPPMGLHAQMNMTQTDAALIEYSNSMMGSSLLYGRTW, encoded by the exons ATGTCCTTCAGCCCGAAGCTCTGCAGCCGCTTCTCCGTCAGCGACCTCCTGAGCCCGATGGAGGACCCCAGCTACCGGAGGCTCGGGGGGCTGGAGCCCGCCTACCGGCCGCAGCACGTCTCCCAGCCCGGtacgcagcagcagcatcctcctcatctccaccaccatcaccaccaccaccatcaccaccacatGTCCTCcccatcttcatcctcctcctcctcctcctcttcctcagcctcGGCCTCCACCGCTGCAGCCGCCCTGGGACCCGGCGGGCCCTACCACGTCACCCACCACGTGCCCCACGGGGGGTCGCAGTTCCCCGGGCCCGTGGGGGGATTCTGTAACGGGGGTCTCGGGACCGAGCTGCCGGCCTACCAGGACCCGGTGCGTGGGGGGGGAGCGGCGGCGTGGTACGGGAACCCGGAGCCGAGATACCCGACAA TCTCCCGGTTCATGGGCCCGTCCTGCGGGATGAGCCTGCCCGGGATGGGGGGCTCGCTCTCCGGGATGGGGGGCTCGCTCTCCGGGATGGACCCCCCCGGAAGCAAGGCGCTGCACGCGGGCCCTCGCAGGAAGCGGCGCGTGCTCTTCTCGCAGGTCCAGGTCCTGGAGCTCGAGCGGATCTTCAAGCAGCAGAAGTATCTCTCGGCCCCGGAGCGCGACCACCTGGCCGGACTCATCCACCTCAGCGCCAACCAGGTGAAGATCTGGTTCCAGAACCACCGCTACAAGCTCAAGCGACAGTCCAAGGACAAGACCCCGGCCCCGGCCCCCGGAGGAGGGGCAGGAGGAGCCGGTCTGTCccggtcctcctcctccgggtcTCCGGTTCTCTCCAAGACCGGGAAGAGCTCCAGCCTGCCCGGGGACCGGCACCGCAGCTCGGGGGACGGGGTGACACCGAccccgctgcagcagcaggtgaaccACATGTCGTCcccggaggagctggaggacttGTCCCCCTTGTCCTCCAGTCCTCCGATGGGACTTCATGCGCAGATGAACATGACGCAAACGGACGCGGCGCTCATTGAATACAGCAACAGCATGATGGGCTCCAGCCTGCTGTACGGGAGGACATGGTAG